From one Lycium ferocissimum isolate CSIRO_LF1 chromosome 7, AGI_CSIRO_Lferr_CH_V1, whole genome shotgun sequence genomic stretch:
- the LOC132062188 gene encoding endo-1,4-beta-xylanase 5-like, whose product MENKLVTTNSHALQSHSHAQYQILQHPIQEGVKVEMVVLMVVVIVKGEEMCLKDPLKAQYNGGIVVNPEFNDGLNGWSIMGDAKIDNIVSSNGNKFIIASERKGPYHGFSQKFQLEKDKFYVVSGWVQVNHGDDANLAVIFKTQSGFKHAAWAIAKSGCWSMFKGGLVVNASGPAQLYFETNNTAIDIWADSISVKPFSHEEWNSHQSQTIEKVRKSKVAIQVVDSQGKPLPNATISLVQGRANFPFGVAINKNILNNNAYQNWFFSRFKFTVFEDEMKWYSTETSQGKIDYSTSDAMVNLCKSKGVSIRGQNIFWDDPSMQPKWVPSLNPQQLSAAAGKRVASVVTKYRGQVIHWDVMNENLHFNFFESKLGAGASATYYRLTSLLDKKATLFLNDYNTIEDQRDGASSPTNYLNKIKQLRAGRYTGPLGIGLEGHFVTPSQPYIRSALDTLASSKLPIWITELDVQSSPNQAKFLDQIINEVVGHPAVQGLLIWSAWKPSGCYRMCLTDNNFKNLPTGDVVDKARATLSHEGLIGTTNAEGYFETSLFHGDYKAIITHPSMADSSFHHNLTVIPTTESDEIRLLSYKFTAA is encoded by the exons TGTTTGAAAGATCCTCTTAAAGCTCAATATAATGGAGGGATAGTGGTAAATCCAGAATTTAATGATGGATTAAATGGATGGTCCATTATGGGAGATGCTAAAATAGATAACATCGTTTCAAGTAATGGAAACAAATTCATCATTGCCTCCGAGAGAAAAGGACCGTATCATGGGTTTTCACAAAAGTTTCAATTAGAAAAAGACAAGTTCTACGTAGTTTCTG gATGGGTACAGGTGAACCATGGTGATGATGCTAATTTAGCAGTTATATTCAAGACACAAAGTGGTTTTAAACATGCTGCTTGGGCCATTGCTAAATCTGGTTGTTGGTCAATGTTTAAGGGTGGCTTAGTTGTCAATGCTTCTGGTCCCGCCCAACTATATTTTGAG aCCAATAATACAGCAATTGACATATGGGCAGACAGTATTTCAGTAAAACCATTCAGCCATGAAGAGTGGAATTCCCATCAAAGTCAAACAATTGAAAAG GTTCGCAAAAGCAAAGTGGCAATCCAAGTAGTTGACTCACAAGGCAAGCCTTTACCTAATGCAACAATCTCGTTGGTGCAAGGAAGGGCCAATTTCCCATTTGGGGTTGCAATTAACAAAAACATCCTTAACAACAACGCTTACCAAAATTGGTTCTTCTCAAGATTCAAGTTTACTGTatttgaagatgaaatgaaatggtaCAGTACTGAAACATCTCAAGGGAAAATAGATTACTCAACTTCCGATGCAATGGTCAATTTATGCAAGAGCAAAGGTGTTAGTATCCGAGGCCaaaatatattttgggatgACCCAAGTATGCAGCCGAAATGGGTCCCTTCATTGAACCCGCAACAACTATCCGCTGCTGCTGGAAAAAGGGTCGCCTCAGTTGTCACGAAATACAGAGGCCAAGTTATTCATTGGGATGTTATGAATGAAAACCTTCACTTCAATTTCTTCGAGAGTAAACTTGGTGCGGGTGCATCTGCAACATATTATCGATTGACTTCACTACTTGATAAGAAGGCGACTCTGTTCTTGAACGATTACAATACGATAGAAGATCAAAGAGACGGAGCATCATCACCAACCAATTATCTTAACAAGATTAAACAACTAAGGGCAGGAAGGTACACGGGTCCTCTTGGAATTGGATTGGAAGGACATTTTGTTACTCCAAGCCAGCCTTATATTAGGTCTGCACTCGATACACTTGCTTCCTCAAAATTGCCCATCTGGATCACTGAATTGGATGTTCAAAGCAGCCCAAATCAG GCAAAATTCTTGGATCAGATTATAAATGAGGTAGTAGGACACCCAGCTGTACAAGGGTTACTAATTTGGTCTGCATGGAAACCAAGCGGATGTTATCGAATGTGTTTGACTGATaacaatttcaagaatttgCCAACTGGAGATGTTGTCGACAAAGCTCGTGCGACATTATCACACGAGGGTTTGATTGGGACTACAAATGCCGAGGGTTATTTTGAGACTTCACTTTTCCATGGAGATTACAAAGCCATCATCACTCATCCATCAATGGCAGATTCGTCCTTTCACCACAATTTGACAGTGATACCTACGACTGAAAGTGATGAAATTAGATTATTAAGTTACAAATTCACTGCTGCATGA